TGCGCTTGTATCGTTTGCAAAGGCCGAGAAGCGCAACGATCGCCCCGATGAGACGTTTAAGTTCTATCTGAATACGGGGCGCGGCCTCGCTCATCTTGAGCTCGAGCAGATCGACGAGGCGGAACGAGCGCTCAGTATTCTAAAATCGAATCGCAAGCTTTTCGAGAAAAGTGCTCCGGCTTCGATTCTGGCGGCCATGCTTGCCCTTCTCAAGAATGACCGAGCGTCCATCGATCCTTACCTGAATCGTATCGGCAAAACCGATCCCGACCGCCCGGCCGTACCTCTTCTGCGATCGATCCGCGCCGTGAACGTCGGCGACTATGCAGAGGCCGAGAAGCAGATGGATGAACTCTTCCTCGAGAACGAGAAGCGTGGGAACAGGTTTAACCACTATGTCGCCCAGGCCCTTGTATTGATCGCCCATCATCATTATCTGAACGGACGTAACGAAAAGGCGCTACAGGCCCTTGCACGCTATAGATCTCTTGAAGTAGATGAAACGGCCTCTAAAGGCGTTCTCTACAGATTATCCTCGGCCAACCCCGTCACTCCTTTCAAAGAAGGACAGTCGGCCCTTGCACAGAAATACTCGGCTGTGCTTCGTATCCTGGCCGCTCATCCGACACAGGCAGCGGCCATCGTCGAAGGCCGTATTCTCTTTGAAGAGGATGAACGAGAGCAGGCCTGGTCTGCTTTAAACAAGGCTCAGGGTGATCCTCTCTGCCGTTTCTATCTGGCCGAACTGCAACGCGAAAGAGGCGATGCAAAGCTTGCCCGCGAAACTTTAAAGTCGGCTCTACGCGAAGACGACACGCTTGTGCAACGGCTTCAAGAGTTCAAGGAGCTCGACGAGATCTGGCGAACGCCCGAACCCGTGCCCGAAGCGAAGCCATAAGCCTATGATTCCGCATATCGCAGGCATCCTCAATATGACGACGGATTCTTTCTCGGACGGAGGGCTTTTCGTCGAGGGTGCAGCGGCTGAGCGACAGGCGCTGAGGTTGATCGAAGAGGGAGCAACAACAATCGATATCGGCGCCGTCTCGTCTAACCCCACCGGAGCGGACGTCTCTGTACAGGATGAGATCGATCGCTTGAATCGCGTTGTGCCCGCATTGCTTGAGCGCGGACTTTCTATATCGATCGATAGTTTTCGTACTCCGGTGCAACGTCATTTTCTACGAAGCGGCATCAGGTTCCTCAACGACATCTCGGGCTTCGCAGATCGCTCGTTTTATTCGGAGCTCGCCGATAGCGAAGTCCGCCTGGTCATCATGCATAGCGTGCAGAGCGGACGGGCCCGGGTCGAAGAGATTGATCCGGCATCGATACCGTCACGATTGATCGCCTTTTTCGATGAAAGAATCGAGGCGCTTGAGAAGGCTGGCGTTGCGCGTGAGCGGATGATCCTTGATCCGGGCATGGGGCATTTTATCGGACGCAATCCTCAGTGCTCCGTGCAGGCCATCCGATTCTTGCCCGAATTAAAGGCCCGGTACGGTACTTCGCTGCTTGTGGGCGTTTCCCGTAAGTCGTTTCTTGGCGCC
This region of Leptonema illini DSM 21528 genomic DNA includes:
- a CDS encoding tetratricopeptide repeat protein, whose amino-acid sequence is MKKFAFSFASVLLIFLSVQGLQAQDALREGKIAFAKRNYSQAITLLQAAKKARPSDGEAYYYTALVYERTGKKGAALSEYRRATELQLAPELKEKAFWKLVLHYRHVQDWDNLYSVSQRFLAFRPNREVEKFRDQAEANLNPARKRIQRLIAEGEADEKRGQLSQAAAHYAEAARLDPENIKILWKAGDAYRKLDRCRDALPYYKKAIAADDDSWYSHFQAGVCQYGLREFDDALVSFAKAEKRNDRPDETFKFYLNTGRGLAHLELEQIDEAERALSILKSNRKLFEKSAPASILAAMLALLKNDRASIDPYLNRIGKTDPDRPAVPLLRSIRAVNVGDYAEAEKQMDELFLENEKRGNRFNHYVAQALVLIAHHHYLNGRNEKALQALARYRSLEVDETASKGVLYRLSSANPVTPFKEGQSALAQKYSAVLRILAAHPTQAAAIVEGRILFEEDEREQAWSALNKAQGDPLCRFYLAELQRERGDAKLARETLKSALREDDTLVQRLQEFKELDEIWRTPEPVPEAKP
- the folP gene encoding dihydropteroate synthase, producing the protein MIPHIAGILNMTTDSFSDGGLFVEGAAAERQALRLIEEGATTIDIGAVSSNPTGADVSVQDEIDRLNRVVPALLERGLSISIDSFRTPVQRHFLRSGIRFLNDISGFADRSFYSELADSEVRLVIMHSVQSGRARVEEIDPASIPSRLIAFFDERIEALEKAGVARERMILDPGMGHFIGRNPQCSVQAIRFLPELKARYGTSLLVGVSRKSFLGAITGRDVTERQSATLAAELACVLRGADFIRTHEPAPLLDACRVLDRINADSMPAL